The following proteins come from a genomic window of Crassostrea angulata isolate pt1a10 chromosome 1, ASM2561291v2, whole genome shotgun sequence:
- the LOC128164265 gene encoding uncharacterized protein LOC128164265 has translation MNKMDKYCNETLYQCAVCEGLFFTLSDCKNHSCTRPSSQHKHAINIIEESRDTCPSESTKTCEDQESSVNDHNQDEVLAEKQGAQPPEGSENPGDPKWSHEAVHLLISLKTEFSGMFSSNIITQKQAWKRISEEICNKGYHFSGDECDRKFRSLKMRYKIIKERNNKTGNSRQSWQYFDEMDKMLHGDPAVQPVTVPSSLTMAASTSSTTPMPQKPTPKKRKNDKEPAWMENYRGELKKMHQERIELDKERLNLEERRMQALERLADAFNK, from the exons ATGAATAAGATGGATAAGTATTGTAATGAAACTTTATATCAATGTGCTGTTTGTGAAGGTCTTTTCTTTACACTTTCTGACTGCAAGAATCACAGCTGCACTAGGCCTAGTTCTCAACATAAACATGCAATAAACATTATAGAAGAGTCCAG AGATACATGTCCCAGTGAGTCAACTAAAACTTGTGAAGATCAAG AATCCTCTGTAAATGACCACAACCAAGATGAAGTGTTAGCTGAAAAGCAAGgag CACAGCCACCAGAAGGATCTGAGAATCCTGGAG ATCCAAAATGGAGCCATGAGGCAGTGCATTTATTAATAAGTTTAAAGACCGAGTTTTCGGGTATGTTTTCGTCAAACATTATAACACAAAAACAAGCATGGAAGAGGATTTCGGAGGAAATTTGCAACAAAGGATATCATTTCAGTGGAGATGAATGCGACCGGAAATTCAGATCATTGAAAATGAG gtataaaattataaaagaaagaaataataaaactgGAAACAGTCGCCAATCCTGGCAGTATTTTGACGAGATGGATAAAATGCTGCACGGCGATCCTGCTGTCCAACCGGTAACGGTACCATCGAGCTTGACTATGGCAGCTTCTACCTCCAGCACAACACCAATGCCCCAAAAACCAACTCCTAAGAAACGAAAAAATGACAAAGAGCCAGCCTGGATGGAAAATTACAGAGGTGAGTTGAAGAAAATGCACCAGGAGAGGATAGAGCTGGACAAAGAGAGATTAAATCTTGAGGAGAGAAGGATGCAAGCTCTAGAACGTCTTGCTGATGCATTTaataaatag
- the LOC128164330 gene encoding delta and Notch-like epidermal growth factor-related receptor, protein MEGCRRLLFFACMCLFIFKRETNASPKSECNASTDCGENAVCDTSDTDNVCVCKPGFFDNPPIITALSDGCPGECGEFGETDQCKGNTLCTQTPQGYGVCTCPANTYGPPECLAESSTTTEKSRRNLILVYGALTIPLLFLVPAALASGLSLG, encoded by the exons ATGGAAGGGTGCAGACGTTTACTGTTTTTCGCATGtatgtgtttatttatttttaagcgTGAAACCAACGCTAGCCCAAAGTCTGAATGTAATGCCAGTACGGATTGTGGGGAAAATGCAGTATGTGATACTTCTGATACCGATAATGTATGTGTTTGTAAACCCGGTTTTTTTGACAACCCTCCCATCATTACCGCCTTATCGGACGGGTGCCCTG GGGAATGCGGTGAGTTTGGAGAGACCGATCAGTGCAAGGGAAACACCCTGTGTACCCAAACACCGCAAGGATATGGAGTATGTACTTGTCCAGCGAATACCTACGGACCACCAGAATGTCTTG CTGAAAGTTCCACCACAACAGAGAAATCCCGTAGAAACCTGATCCTGGTTTATGGAGCCCTGACCATTCCTCTGCTTTTCCTTGTCCCTGCTGCTCTTGCCAGCGGTCTGAGTCTAGGCTGA